gtatgtgTTCCCATTTGTGTATACTGATGTGGACGGCaaaggtgatggtgatggtgagggCGGGAGATGCGGTGGACAAGATCATAGAGATGTTATTGCCGTTGTTGTCGAAGGGCGACATAATAATAGACGGAGGAAACTCTTATTTTGAAGATACGACGAGGAGGACGAAGGAGTTGGAGGCAAAGGGGATGATGTTCGTGGGCGCGGGCGTGTCTGGCGGCGAAGAGGGGGCGTTGAACGGCCCGTCCATAATGCCTGGGGGGACTAAGGGTGCGTGGAAGGAGATAGGCCCCATATTTCAGGCCATAGCGGCGAAGGTGAAGGAGGGCGTGCCGTGCTGCGAGTGGGTGGGAGATGGTGGTGCGGGTCACTACGTGAAAATGGTACACAATGGACACGAGTACAGCTGTTGTCAGGCGATTGCGGAGGCCTATTGGGTGATGAAGGAGGGGCTAGGGATGTCGAACGAGGAGATGTCCGGCGTGTTTTCAGAATGGAATTTGGGCAAGCTGGAATCTTACTTGATAGAAATCACGGCGCAAATACTGTCCAAGAAAGACGAGCAAGGAACGTATGTGATTGACTACATCCTTGATAAGGCTGGACAGAAAGGAACAGGTTAAATGGACGGTTATGAGTGCGTTGGAATTAGGCGTACCTGTTACGTTGGTTTCCGAAGCCGTGTTTGCCCGCTGTCTCTCATATCAAAAAGAGGATCGCGTTTTCGCGTCTAACATCTTCACTGGACCTCGTGAGCCCTTCAAAGTTGATCAAAAACAGTTTCTGAACGACTTGCACGACTCGTTATACGCGTCTTTTTTAGTTTCTTGCGCGCAGTGCTTCGTCTTGATGGGCGCCGCCGGATCTCGGTACAAATGGGACATTGATTACGCCGCCGTAGCGCACATGTGGCGTGGCGGATGCATTATTCGCTCGTCTTATCTCGAAAATATCTTTCAAGCGTTTCCAGCTCAACCCTGCCCTCTCGAACTTGATGTTCGACCACTTCTTCTCTTCAGAAATCCAAAAGTGCTCTCCCGGGTGGCGGCGCGTCGTCGCCGCTACCTCCAAGTCCGGCGTCGCCATCCCCGTCATCTCGTCCGGACTCTCCTACTACGACGGCCTTCGCGCGGCCAGCGGACCCGCTAACCTGATCCAGGCGCAGCGAGACTACTTCGGCGCTCACACCTACGAACGCCTCGACCGCAACGCCGGACAGTACTTCCACACCGACTGGACCGGACACGGCGGCTCCACGCACTCTCAGGCCTACAACATCTAGTACTCGACCATACATGACTCGCGTGTGTGGGGTTGCCGACTCTCCCAAgggcaggcaaaaaaaaaaaaaaaaaaaactcgttgcTCGTCTGCTCTCAACCCGCGTGGAGCGCGCtccgtgtcaaaaaaaaaaaaaaaaaaaatcaattttcggtTCATTGAGCTTTTTTGTCAACACCTTATTTTTTCTAGTTCTCGCACCTCGGCTTTTCGGCCTCAGAAGATTCACACTTCGGCTTTTTGGCCTCAGGAGACCCTTCTCGCGGTCCCAATCTCTTTCTCGCAACCAACTGCTGCACGGGCTGCTTCACTGATGACGTAGCCACCGCCGGACTCGAAGACATGAGCTCTCTTACCTGCTCCGAAATGGATGTCGAAAcagaacacacgcgagacagatgtccTCCGGCGCCGGCGAAAATGTGTCTTTAACCGCCTGAATTTTATTTTCAATCTGCTCAATCGTTTGCTTGATTTCTTCAACTCGCTCCTCATCCACACTCTTCATTTCCTCATAAAGCAACGACCTCGACCTTTCTAATGCATCTATCACCGCCTGATCATCCTGCTTCCACTCTAGAACCAGCGCTAACATAAAATGCGCATGAGCTAGCGCTCGACGATCTCCTAACCCTAACCTCAATTCAAGCGCCTTTTCTATCTCACTCTGCGCCAAATCAAGCTTCTCCTCCTCTAATGCAATCTCACCTAGCAATATGTGAACCTCGGACAACTCCATTTTCTTTCCCTCGCTCTGAGAGTAGATCAATCTCGCCATTTCTAGTACGTTCCACGCTATTTCTAAATcattctctccctccccctcctctcttccCAATTCTCCGCCTTCCTCCACCCCTTCTCCGCCTTCTTCCACCTCTTCTCTGCCTTCCTCCACCTCTTCTCCACCTTCCTCTACCTCTTCTCCACCTTCCTCTACCTCTTCTCCACCCTCCTCTACCTcttctccaccctcctccacctcctctccaccctcctccacctcctctccgccctcctccacctcctcctcgccctcctccacctcctctccttcCTCCATATCCTCCTCTCCACCCTCCTCCTCTATCACCTCTCCACCCTCTTCCGCCTCTCTCTTAATCTTCAAGCTCTTCGTCTCTATTTCCTTCTTAGAACGATCACCCAGTACCTCCGCCGTAGACTTGTAGTGATAGTATAACGCGCACCCATACCTGTAGTACCACTCGGCCATGCACTCGTCCTTCTCCTCCACGCACTTTGCTCTACTTCGCGCATCCGCCAAAGCACAAGACAACAATCAATCTCACTAGGATCTACGATAACACGGTATATCTACCCCCTTTTCAAAAAAACTTGCAAACCAAATCCTTTGACACGTACTTTATTTCTAACGCCTTCGCCAACATCTCTGCCGCCTTCTCGTATTTCTCCTCCTCTAAAAATCTAACCCCTTCTTTGTAAATCCTTATCGCCTCTTCCCTCTCATCCCCCTTCGTGCCTGTCTCCTCCGTCATTCTTCCTCTGGCAAAAAATAAAACTAATTTGCCGCTTCttgtcctcaaaaaaaaaaaatagcacttcGTCCATATCTTCTCTAGCACTCTCTATGCCGGATCACTCTATCCTCCAAAATAGTTCAGGTCTATGCCCCCTCCCCGCCACCACATTGCCTAACCCTATCACTAACACTCAATCCTAGCGCTCGAAGCAATCCATCGCTCTTACTTCGATCACTCGTCGTTCCTAAATTCTCAGACATCTCTATTCGCTCAGACGTTCGAGGTACCCCCATCTCGCAGATCTATCCGCGCCCTTTCCTTTTCTCACGCTATCTCCAGCAAAATATCGACCAACTCCAATCCTACCTTTCTGTGGCCACCTATGCATCCTCTCGCAGCCTGTCTCACTGCGCCAGCGAACTGAAGCAGTCAATCTACGCCACGCCAACCACCACAATTGATTCGTGCACTCTCGCCCTAGAGTCCCTCTTTCTTagagaaaaaaaatatatcaaagatAGGTGCGACCCTTAGACGAGAACTCCTCGCATCGGCCGAACAAGAAACCACGCCTCGACTTCGTGACAAATAATCCAACTCGAACAACTCAAAAAAATCCTAAATCCATAATTTCCTAAAACACcgtgaaaaatttttttttattaagcaATGCCCTtcttacacacgcgagacagatcaacCCAAATACCAAGGATGTCTCTTAATTCCTGCCATTGTCACCCTCTTCGCCGGATTCTTTGCAAGTAGCCTGTTCAACATGTCCTTCAACTCAAGCGAAACCGGTGTGTGCGCCGGGAAGGTCAGCGGCTCGAATTGAATCCTTCTAAACATCCCTATCAAATTAGTCTCGAAAAAGGGATAGACGCCAAACACAAAGTAGTACAACGTCACCCCCAACGCCCAAATGTCAACAGCCCTTCCGCGAGGCTCGTGAAGTCCAGAAACCAGCTCGGGCGCCAAAAAAATAACTGAGCCTTCAGAATCCTCTAACCTGTCATCCTCCTCAAAAAGACACGAAATAGAAAAGTCGCAAATCTTAATCGTCCTCTCGTCTCCCGTGAGTAGCAGGTTCTCTGGCTTGATGTCGCGATGAACCACATGACACTCGTGCACTAAATCAACATATGCGTGTGTGTCAGATACACCCTGATATACTTATACACATTATACACACATACGTACAATAGGCCAGTCCGCTGACAATTTCCGTGAAGTATCTGTTGGCCAGTTTCTCCGAGATTCTGCCtaccctgcagaccttgtccatcaTGGATCCCCCAGACAAGTACTCCATGATCAGATATACGTATCGGCTCTCGTTAGTGGCGATCACTCGAtgcagctgcacgatgttgggatgaTGCAGTCTCCTGAGAATCTGTATCTCCCTGTTCACGTGAGCCATGCTCATATGGTTGCCCAGTTTCCTCCGCGCCAGCATGCATCTGTCATACCGTTTAATGAACTTTGATTAAATGTCAGTTTTTTTCGAAACATGCAAAAAACTTTGTGTACACTTTGTACGCACGACAAATTGCTTGGCTTCCAAGTCGACACCCAGCTTCAGCTTGACCTCCTTCGCCCCACTGTCCAGTGTTCTGAGCGCTCGATATCTGTGCTCGGTCCGACTAGAACTCCCGGCACCGGGCGTCAACCACTCGCGGGGTGACCGCCTCACATTCCTGACATGTCTCAGTCTGAAAAAAAGGGTAACGCCAAAAAGAATGACGCCAAAAACGATCCAACACCACAACAAAAAAATCTGACCAGCCAGGAAGCCTCtcttttttcaaagtactttgacGTCAAGCCTCACATGCCACAGATGCCTCTTTTGGAAAAAGAGAGCGCAGCAACCACCTCACTGCTGCACGGATCGACGCTCAACTGATAGCGCTTTCTAAAAAAGAAAATTTGCCATACAAATCGTCAAACCAAAAGATTCTTGGGAAAATAATCCGAACGAGGTCAACACTTGGCATCCTCACGTTGCTCCGCCGAGTCATCTTTAGAGTTTGTCGCTTCGACAGTCGAATAGCTCTCCAGTCGGTTGGTGAGGAGCCTTGCGAATGAAACGTAGGAGTCATAAGACGTCTTGTGCAAGATGTGCGAGCTCTGAGAAAGTTCTTGTTCCTCGCCGTGCGACAACTTCGCGACCGTGTTGAGCACTTCGAAAATGTGCTTAACACCCTTGGGATGAAGTTCCTCCTCGCCAATGCAATATTGGCACAGCTTCAAGTCGCAGTCTAAACACGTCACAATAGCCAGCCCGTCTTGACAATACTCGCATACATGCTTTGATAATCTGTTGTAATGCTTCTGAATGGCTCTCCTCGCGGCCATCTGTTGAATGTATCTCTTTCCCACCAACATCGCCATGACCACCGCTGCGAGCACCAGCCCGCTTCCCAAAGATATGATGGTCCCGTAGACAACCACGTAGGCGCTCGAACCCGTCTCTTCGGGACACGTGTCTTCGTACCAGTTCTTGCAACGAAAGTTGGGTGTGTTCAACGCATGTCGAATGGCGCAGGTCGATGTATCCGCGCAGTACCCGCACATCCTACTCTCCAAACAAGGGCGACAGTCCGTGAAGGTGCTGCAGCAATCTCTGCTCCCGCCAGAAGGACATTTCTCTAATGCCTGACATCGCTTGTACTCGGAACACCACACACACTCAGCACAGTGCACACACGTGAAACAGTCTAAATAGTTCTGACAAATTTGGGACGCTTTGTCTGCATCCGCACCCAGGCCgctcaataaaaaaaaaacggtCAGGTGCCAAATCAGATGAGCCGAGCCCTGCATCAACCTCCTAGTCTGCGGCCTCTCAGGCTCAGAGAACTCTGACAAAAGAAAGTCCCTAAAAACTTCTTTTTCaggcaaaaaaaaaatatatatgtaatgtaCACACACGTGCGACATGTACGCGATCCAGCGACAGCGATGCGGTAATGCATCCACCTACTTAGCCGGAACACAATCATTCAGATAGTCGGCAGATAACTTTACCACTGACGAAGTTGAGTATtctttcatgaggtccttggattTGGGAtctgcttctatttccttcttGATCCAGTCGAACGTCTTCTTCATTCCGGTCGCCAAATTTACCTGAGGCTCCCAATTCAACAGCTTTTTGACCTTGGTGTTGTCGGAATTTCGGCCGCGAACGCCCTCCGGTCCGGGAAAATGTCGGACCGGGATCGTCTTTCCCGCGAACTTGAGGCACATCTCCGCCAGCTGGTTCATGCTCACCATTTCCGTGCTCCCGATGTTGATCGGTTCCGTCACGTCCGATTCGACCAGACGCAAAATGCCGTCGATGCAGTCCGAAATGTAGCAAAAAGAGCGGGTCTGCTTGCCGTCTCCCCACATCTCAAAGTACTCGGTCGATGCGACCGCCTTTCGACAGAACGCAGCCGGCGCCTTCTCCCTGCCACCCTTCCAAGTGCACATAGGCCCGTAGATGTTGTGCAGGCGAGCCACTCTGCACGCCATCCCGAAGTCGGCAGTGTAGTGTTTGCAAAGCTGCTCTACCACGAGCTTCTCGAGCCCGTAGCTGTCCTGAGGGTCCGCCGGCCACGCGTCTTCCTCCTTCAAGCCCGCGTTGTCTTCAGAATTCTGCTTATACTCAGGATAAACGCATGCAGAACTAGTGTACAAAAAGGTCTTGACACCAGATCGACGCGCCGCCTCCAACAAGTTGAAACTCGTCATCATGTTGTTGTACAAAATGACGGCCTGATTGCTCTGAATAAACCCCATTCCGCCCATGTCCGCTGCGAAGTCGAACACTATGTCGCAAGACTCACACGCGCGCATGCAGGCGTCCAAACTTCTCAGGTCGATGCGAAGAAACTCGTCGCAGATGGCATCCCTGTCGTAAAATTCATTGTACTTGATGTCTGCTATCCGCACCCAGTACCCTAGCGACTTGAGGCGACTGGCCATGTGGGACCCGATGAACCCTCCCCCGCCGGCTACCAAGGCTCGGTTAACTCTTTTCCTCTCCATTTCAGCTGAAAATGCCAAACGTGACGGCCGTTTGGCAGaagtacgtaaaaaaaaaagagagaatggcCTATTTATAGTATGTTGCTATTCAGAGTTTACTGTTTTTCGAAATTTCGAGCGTCGCTTTGACAGCTCGGCTGCGTTGAGAGATTGGCGGGCGGATGTTGTGTCGTCGGGCGAGTTGGCGAGTTCTGAGAGGTGCGGTAGAGTCGTGCGGGTGCAGGCGGCACCTGGGGGGGCAGGCGCGGGGCAGTTTCGCGGGGAGAGAGGCGCGATTGCCTGAGAGGTGGTGGGCCGGCAAGCGCGGAGAGAGGCCGGTGGGGGTGGGCCAGTGGGAGTCGGCGGACGGCGCGGTTCGATTTCGAGGAAAACACAAAAGCATTTTGCGGCCGAATTGTTTAGATCGTAAAATGTCTTCTGCCCCGAGTCGCGAGTTGCTCGAGTCGTACAGCTCATCCGTTTACAGGACGCGTCTCCCATCCGAGGCCGTTGCGGACCTGCTGGTCGGGTTTCCCTGTCCGCGGGAGATAGACTCGGCCTTCGATGGGTACCAAGCGTCTGAATGCATATGGATCACGGCGTACAACCCCAGGAGTCGGCAGATGCCGCAGCAGGTCAACGAAGAGGCCAACCGAAGGCTGCTGAAGGCGATAGAGAAGAGAGGGTTGCAGTGCC
The sequence above is drawn from the Schistocerca gregaria isolate iqSchGreg1 unplaced genomic scaffold, iqSchGreg1.2 ptg000615l, whole genome shotgun sequence genome and encodes:
- the LOC126316920 gene encoding LOW QUALITY PROTEIN: 6-phosphogluconate dehydrogenase, decarboxylating-like (The sequence of the model RefSeq protein was modified relative to this genomic sequence to represent the inferred CDS: deleted 3 bases in 3 codons), translating into MSADIGLIGLAVMGENLVLNMEKNGFVVAVFNRTLSKVDDFVNGRAKGLKVIGTHSLEEFVSKLKKPRRVMVMVRAGDAVDKIIEMLLPLLSKGDIIIDGGNSYFEDTTRRTKELEAKGMMFVGAGVSGGEEGALNGPSIMPGGTKGAWKEIGPIFQAIAAKVKEGVPCCEWVGDGGAGHYVKMVHNGHEYSCCQAIAEAYWVMKEGLGMSNEEMSGVFSEWNLGKLESYLIEITAQILSKKDEQGTYVIDYILDKAGQKGTGKWTVMSALELGVPVTLVSEAVFARCLSYQKEDRVFASNIFTGPREPFKVDQKQFLNDLHDSLYASFLVSCAQCFVLMGAAGSRYKWDIDYAAVAHMWRGGCIIRSSYLENIFQAFQLNPALSNLMFDHFFSSEIQKCSPGWRRVVAATSKSGVAIPVISSGLSYYDGLRAASGPANLIQAQRDYFGAHTYERLDRNAGQYFHTDWTGHGGSTHSQAYNI
- the LOC126316954 gene encoding cyclic nucleotide-gated cation channel beta-1-like (The sequence of the model RefSeq protein was modified relative to this genomic sequence to represent the inferred CDS: added 216 bases not found in genome assembly); its protein translation is MEEGEEVEEGEEEVEEGGEEVEEGGEEVEEGGEEVEEGGEEVEEGGEEVEEGGEEVEEGREEVEEGGEGVEEGGELGREEGEGENDLEIAWNVLEMARLIYSQSEGKKMELSEVHILLGEIALEEEKLDLAQSEIEKALELRLGLGDRRALAHAHFMLALVLEWKQDDQAVIDALERSRSLLYEEMKSVDEERVEEIKQTIEQIENKIQAVKDTFSPAPEDEEEYRSKSVSTSISEQVRELMSSSPAVATSSVKQPVQQLVARKRLGPREGSPEAKKPKCESSEAEKPRCEN
- the LOC126316922 gene encoding uncharacterized protein LOC126316922, whose amino-acid sequence is MERKRVNRALVAGGGGFIGSHMASRLKSLGYWVRIADIKYNEFYDRDAICDEFLRIDLRSLDACMRACESCDIVFDFAADMGGMGFIQSNQAVILYNNMMTSFNLLEAARRSGVKTFLYTSSACVYPEYKQNSEDNAGLKEEDAWPADPQDSYGLEKLVVEQLCKHYTADFGMACRVARLHNIYGPMCTWKGGREKAPAAFCRKAVASTEYFEMWGDGKQTRSFCYISDCIDGILRLVESDVTEPINIGSTEMVSMNQLAEMCLKFAGKTIPVRHFPGPEGVRGRNSDNTKVKKLLNWEPQVNLATGMKKTFDWIKKEIEADPKSKDLMKEYSTSSVVKLSADYLNDCVPAK